A section of the Mastomys coucha isolate ucsf_1 unplaced genomic scaffold, UCSF_Mcou_1 pScaffold15, whole genome shotgun sequence genome encodes:
- the Brd3os gene encoding putative uncharacterized protein BRD3OS yields MSGRVPLAEKALSESYARLRYRDTSLLIWQQQQQKLESVPPSTYLSRSRSMWYSQYGNEAILVRDKNQLGVSRDTGQSKFCSIM; encoded by the coding sequence ATGAGTGGGCGAGTCCCGCTGGCAGAGAAGGCCCTGTCAGAATCCTATGCCCGCCTCCGGTACAGGGACACGTCCTTGCTCATttggcaacagcagcagcagaagttgGAGTCTGTACCACCCAGTACGTACCTGAGCAGAAGCCGCAGCATGTGGTACTCCCAGTACGGAAATGAGGCCATCTTAGTCCGAGATAAAAACCAGCTTGGGGTCTCTAGGGACACTGGCCAGTCTAAGTTTTGCTCAATCATGTAA